One stretch of Daphnia pulicaria isolate SC F1-1A chromosome 6, SC_F0-13Bv2, whole genome shotgun sequence DNA includes these proteins:
- the LOC124343678 gene encoding carboxypeptidase B-like: protein MKVLFLVFAILATLANATKVDYTGHKVIRVVPQTDEQLRFLLKLQEGTYDFWGEPSRLGEPVDIRVSPQRYQYLINTLNSASLTHTIRFSDIGKHIEDEERSIILRRAMHSGRAFDFENYHTYSEIEAFVNELATTSPLVSSSVIGTTYEGRGIIMATLSTGSSATKPVMYFECAMHAREWVTPATCLFMMNEIVTKYGTDAEITALLDYADWLITPVSNPDGYEYTWTTDRLWRKNRTPNSEVCIGTDPNRNFDAGFGGPGASDNGCSNTYRGPSAFSSEEASAFRDVLAANRGRVVAAITIHSYYQFWMCPYGYQNALPTDYAEMFRVMEISVNALTATYGTVFQYGTIADTIYIASGSSTDYAYMGEGVVYAYALELRDTGVYGWELPPDQILPTATETFNGLKAMAQEIAAKLQ from the exons ATGAAGGTTTTGTTTCTCGTTTTCGCCATTCTGGCCACTCTGGCCAATGCTACCAAAGTCGATTACACTGG ACACAAGGTGATTCGTGTCGTTCCGCAAACCGACGAGCAATTGCGCTTCCTGTTGAAGTTGCAAGAAGGAACTTACGATTTCTGGGGAGAACCGTCGAGACTGGGAGAACCCGTTGATATTCGTGTCAGCCCTCAAAG GTACCAATACCTGATAAACACTTTGAACAGTGCGTCCCTCACCCACACC aTTCGATTCTCCGATATCGGCAAACACATCGAAGATGAAGAGCGTTCCATCATTCTTCGCAGGGCTATGCACTCCGGTCGGGCATTCGATTTTGAAAACtaccacacttattcagag ATTGAGGCCTTTGTAAATGAGCTGGCAACAACTAGCCCTTTGGTGTCTTCCTCGGTTATTGGCACCACCTATGAAG GCCGTGGTATTATTATGGCAACACTCAGCACTGGAAGTAGCGCTACTAAACCGGTCATGTACTTTGAATGTGCCATGCACGCCCGAG AATGGGTTACACCTGCCACTTGTCTCTTCATGATGAATGAG ATTGTTACGAAATACGGTACCGATGCCGAGATCACTGCACTGCTGGACTACGCCGACTGGCTCATCACTCCCGTTTCCaatcccgatggttacgagtacACCTGGACCACG GATCGTCTGTGGCGCAAAAATCGAACTCCG AACTCGGAAGTCTGCATTGGCACTGATCCCAACCGTAACTTTGATGCCGGATTCGGTGGACCCGGAGCATCTGACAACGGCTGCTCTAACAC GTACCGCGGCCCGTCCGCCTTCTCGTCAGAAGAGGCCTCCGCCTTCCGCG ACGTTTTGGCCGCTAACAGAGGACGTGTTGTAGCTGCCATTACGATCCACTCGTACTACCAGTTTTGGATGTGTCCTTACGGTTATCAGAATGCCCTGCCCACCGATTACGCCGAAATG TTCCGCGTGATGGAAATCTCTGTCAACG CACTGACGGCAACTTATGGCACTGTTTTCCAGTACGGAACTATCGCCGACACCATTT ATATCGCATCCGGTAGTTCCACTGATTATGCTTACATGGGCGAAGGGGTCGTTTACGCTTACGCTCTAGAGCTCCGCGACACTGGCGTCTATG GCTGGGAGCTGCCTCCGGATCAGATTCTGCCTACGGCCACCGAGACATTCAACGGACTTAAAGCCATGGCTCAAGAGATCGCTGCCAAATTACAGTAG